A stretch of DNA from Acidobacteriota bacterium:
GTTCCTCGCCGCGATGTCGTCGAGGTAGAACGTCGCGCAGTTCTCGATGACCGGCAGATAGAGCCAGCGGGTGATCGGGCTGTACGCCATCCCGTTCCATTGTTTTCCGCCAGCCACGCCCGGACAGACCAGCGCGCCTTCTGCAGAAGGTATGGCTTTCGGATCCACGAGCGGCCGCCCTTCGCCGGTCAGGCCGAGCGTCCAGGTCGTCCGAACGTACGGCTTGCCGAAGAGAAACTGCCCGGTGAGCCGATCGATGGCGTAGAAGTAGCCGTTCCGGTCGGCATGGACGATGACCTTGCGGCGCGCACCCTTGAAATCGATCTCCAGCGGTATGTTCTCGTTCGTGCCGTCGAAGTCCCAGAGGTCGTGCGGTGTGAACTGAAAGTGCCAGCGTACGGCGCCGGTTTCAGGATCCAACGCAACGACCGAATCGGAGTACAGATTGTCGCCCGGGCGCCTGTCGCCTTCGTGAATGGGGAACGGCTGGCCTACGCCCCAGTAGATGAGGTTCGTCTCGGGATCGTACGTTCCGTGCAGCCACGGCGCGGCGCCGCCGGTACGCCACGCGTCCTCGGTCCAAGTCTCATGGCCGGGCTCGCCTGGCGCGGGCACGGTGTAGAACCTCCAGAGTCTCCGTCCCGTCGCCGCGTCGTAGGCATCGATGAACCCGCGGCTCGGCAGATCGCCGCCTCCGACGCCGATGAACAGGCGGTTGCCGACGACGAGCGGCGGCTGCTTCGCATTGAGATTCGTACGGCCCGGTTCCAGCTCGACGTCCCAGCGCACCTGACCCGTGCGCGCATCGAGCGCGACGAGATGCGCGTCGAGCGTCGGCACGTAGACCAGGTCGTTCCAGATCGCGACGCCGCGATTGGTGGGGCCGCAACAGTACCGCAGGTCTTTCGGCGCGGGCAGGCGCCGCTGGTAGTGCCAGATCTCCGCGCCGGTGCGGGCGTCGATCGCGAAGACATGGTTCCACGCGGTGCTCAGGTAGATGACGCCGTCGACAATCAGCGGCATCGCCGCCAAGCCATCCTGCACGCCCGTCTGGAACGTCCAGGCGGGCACGAGCCGTCGCACGTTGGTCCGATCGATGCTCGCGAGCGAACTGAAACGCCGCTGGCCGTAGTCGCCGCCATACATCAGCCACTCGTCGGGCGCGGGCGCGGCCAGACGCTCAGGCGACACGTTGACGGGTGGCCCGGTGACCGTGGACGACGGCACGTTCTGCGTGCGACTCCATTCGCGCAGCAGCCTCACAATCCCGGCGACGTCGCCGTCGTCGAGCGTCGTCCCGAAGGCCGGCATGGCGGTGGTCGGCACGCCCTGCCGAATGATGGTGGCTATCTGCTCGTCCGTACGCTCGGCGTGCCAGCGGGGGTTCGTCAGGTCCGGACCGAAAGCCCCCTGGCCCAGCGGTCCATGGCACGTCGCGCAATGATTGGCGAAGAGGCCACGGACGCCCGTCGAGGCGTCGCGCGATCGGAACGGACGCGACAGCGTCGCGACGACGTCCAGCGCGCCGAAAGCGCCCTGCGTCGCCGCGACCATCTGGGCTTGGCCCATCGACGTCACGGCCAGCCGGGCCTCGGGAACCGCCAGCGGCAACACGACAATCGCCGCCAGGGCGAGGCCGGCGACCAGACCAATCACACGACGTGAAGACATGATCAATCCAGGGACAAGCGCCTGTTCAGATGCCGGAAGTCTCGATGACTACGCGGTCGCAGTGCTCCGGCGCGCAGCACGGTCGAGCCCGCCGAGCGTGATCCACTGCCACACGTAGAAGCTGTTGTCGCTCGCGCCGGCGAGGTACGCCGCCCACTCGCGACGCACGACCGGCGCGCTCAGCCACTGACCGCCGACGCTGTCGAGCGCCTGCTCGATACGGTCCGTGGCCCAGGGGCGAAGGGGGCCCTTCAGCCATTCGCGCTGAGGCGTTTGCACGGGCCGCTTCGGCGCCTGCACGACGCCGTCGGGCACGAGCGTCGCCGCGATCTCGCGCAGCATCCACTTGCCGACCGCGCCGCGGCGCTTGCGGTCGGTGGGCTGACGCATGGCCAGCTCGACGAGCCGATGATCGAGGAACGGTTCGCGCAGCTCCGTCGACGCCCGCATGGACACGCGGTCGTTGAACCGCAGCGCGCGCGGCAGCTTCGACCGGGAGAGATCGCGATACTGCGCATTGCGCAGTGCATCCGGAAACGGCGTGTCGGCCGCGGACGGTTCGGCCAGCGCCCGGAATTCCGGTGTCAACGCATCGGGTCTCAACGGCGCGTCCGCGCTCCCCTGAATCAGAGCGGGCGGCGCCGAGTCGAGCGCGCGCGCGTAGTAGTCGTAGCCCGCCCACTGCTCGTCCATCCCCTGACCGTCGAGCAGCACGATCACGCCCCGCGCGCGCGCCTCCTCGAACAGCCGGGCATACGCAAGCGTCGGCAGGCCGCCAGATGGCCCATCCTGCGCGCGATCGACTGACGCAGCCAGGTCGGGCACCTGCTCCGGCGTGAGCCGGCAGACGACGAGCGGATGGCGAGTTCGCGCGAGCATCGCCTTCACCCACGGGAGCTCGTCGTATCGTTCGTCACCGGTGACGAACGTGAACGCCGCGACGTCGCTCTCGACGGGCTGCACGCGGTGAATCGCGCCGATCAGCACCGAGGAGTCGAGCCCGCCGCTCAGCGCGACGCCCACCGGCACGTCGGCGCGGAAGCGAAGCCTGACGCTCTCTTCGAGCAGCGCCTCGTACTCCTCGCGCACCTCGCTCTCGCTGCGCGCGTCGAACTCCGTTCCGATCCGCTGCGGCAAGTCGTACCAGCGCCACGTGCGAAGCGTGCCGTCGGTCCATTCGCCGGCCCATCCGCCTGGCAGCGCGCGAACGTCCTTCCAGAACGTCCGCGAGGTCCCGTCGAGCGTGCCGTACGCGAGATAGCTGGCCCACGCCGCCGGATCCGGATCTTCCGGTACACCGGCAGCGTGAAGCGCCTTGATCTCGCTCGCGACGATGAGCGACCCGTCGGCGCCGGTGTGCAGGTGCAGCGGTTTGACGCCGAAGCGATCGCGCGCGAGGAACAGGCGGCGGCGCCGAGCATCCCAGATGGCGAACGCGAACATCCCGAGCAGCCGATCGAGGCAGGCATCGCCCCAGCGTTCGTATGCGGCCAGCAAGACCTCCGTATCCGTGCCGGTGCGGAACGGATACTCGTCCAACTCGGTCCTGAGCTCGAGGTAGTTGTAGATCTCGCCGTTGAAGACGACCGCCGTCTGGCCGCTGGCGCTCGACATCGGCTGGCGGCCGGCGTCCGACAGATCGAGGATGGACAGCCGGTCGTGGCCCAGCACGACCCCCGGCGCGATGAGACGCGCTGCCTGCGCGTCCGGCCCCCGGTGCCCTTGCGCGGCGATCATGCGTTCGACCAGCGGCAGCGACGCGCCGGGGCCGCACATGGCGGCAATGCCACACATCTCAGCGCTCCCGCCTCGCCCGCAGCACGCGTGCGGCATCGACGAGGTCGGCCTCGGAATCGATGTTCACCGCCGAGTCGGCATCGACCTCAAGGCCCAACAACCGGCGGCCATAGAGCGTGCCGGCACGTAGGCAGTCGACCCGCGTCACGTACACGGACCCGGCGCGGTGATACGCCGGCGGCAACGCCTGGCGGCGCGCGATGGGTGCCGCCTCGCCGGTCGACAACCGCAACGAGCCGTCGTCGCCGCGGAAGTACACCCAGTGCGGGTTGTACTCGACGGGCACCGGCCTGACGGTCACGACGGCGTCCGCGGCCTCGGCATCGAGCAAGCGAACGCATGCGTCGATTTGCGCGGCCGTCACGCAAGGGCTCGTCGGCTGCAGCAGGCAGACCGCGTCGAACCGGTCGCCGCCTGCCTCGAGCACGTCGAGCGCGTGCTGGATGACCGGCAGCGTCGGCGTGTCGTCACGGCCCAGATCGGCTGGCCGGCGAAACGGCACTTCGATCCCGCACCCGCTCGCCACCGCCGCGATCTCCTCGTCGTCGGTGCTGACGATGATGCGCGCGAGGGTGGCCGCCGCAGACGCTGCTGCCGCGACGTAGGACAAGAGCGGGCGGCCCTCGAGCGATCGCACGTTCTTCCTCGGGACGCCCTTGGACCCGCCGCGTGCCGGAATCAGGCCGAGCACGCGCACGTCAGCCGGCCACCGCAGCGTCGGTCTGTCCGATCCGCGCCGACCATCCGAAGAACATCCGATCCTGCTCGTCTCGCAGCTCGTCGATGAGCCGGCCCGCCGGCAGCTCGACGTCCTCGTACGTGAGGACCTCGTCCTTGGCCACGTCACGGGTGAGGCGCCCGCCTTCGGCCACGCCGATGGGCAACAGCCGCCGCGCGTGCGTCACGTCGGCGTTCTCGCACAACCCGTAGGTCGCGTACCCTCCGAGACCGTCGAGTTCCTCCCCGGTCCTGAGGTCCCGCTTCGCCGCAGTCACGACATCCACGCGCGGCCCATGGTCGGGGGCGATGATGACGTCGCGATACAGCGCGACCCGCGCGACCGAGATCGGCACTTCCAGGGCCGTCAGGTGATAGGGCACGTAGAAGCTGTAGAGCGGGCCCTGGCCGAGCTTGCCGTAATCCAGATACACGCGCTGGATGTCGTCCTGGCGTTCGGCGAACACGAAGACCCCCGGGCTCGGTGCCGCACCGACCACGTAGTCGACGATGCCGCCGAGCGCACGCAGCTCGTCGACGTCGAACTTGCCGGTGAGCTCGTCGACGTGCCCGGTGTGCTCGAGACCGAGCATGCCGCGGCGCGCCACGCACATGCCCGTCGCATTGGCCACGATGGCCTGCTCGAACGAGATCTTGGTGCCGTCCGCGAAGCTCGTGACCATGTGGGGGGTCTGCCCCCACCGCGCGGCGAATCCTGCCTGCGTCGTGGGCGTCCGATACCGGTCCTGCAGCCCCTTGATGTTGCCGCACACCAACGGCCGCAGGCCGAGACCGCGGACGAACCGGACGAGGTTGAGCTGGACGCCCGGCTGATCGCCATCACATCCCGTGACGATCACGTCGGCCCGATCCGCGTGGACTTTGAGCAGCGGACCGACGGTGCCGTCGACTTCGGCGTTCATCAGGATCAGGTCCTTGCCACGCCGAATGGACTCGAGCGCGAACGACGCGCCGAACGGCACGGCGCCGGTGGCGTCGACGAGGATGTCGAGGGACTCGGCCGCTGTCAGGAGCCGCGCGTCCGACGTGATCCCGCAGGCGCCGCTCGCGATCGCGTCGTCGAGATCGGCCGTTGTCTCGGCGACGCGGACGTCGGTCAGCCCCGCCTCGCGACACGCGCGCGCGGCTCGATCGATCTCGCGGCTGAACACGGCCGAAATCCGGAGGCCGGGCGAGTAGTTGGCGAGCTGGTTGACGATCCCGCGCCCCATGAATCCCGCGCCGGCCAATCCCACCCGTACCGGTTTGCCGGCCACCGCCCGCGCCTTCAGTGCCGTGTCCACGATCATCATGTCCGGGGATCTCCTTCGACCTCGACGGGCCGCTCGAGCAACGGCCAGACCCGATCCTTGTCGCTCATCTCGGTCAACGGCAGCGGCCAGCGGATCTTGATCGCCGGGTCGTCGTAGCGCACGCCGCCTTCCGCCGCCGCATCGTAGACGGCGTCCACCCAATACGACAGCTCGGTCTCGTCCTCGAGCGTCTGATACCCGTGCGCGCAGCCGCGCGGAATCAGCAGGGATCGGTGATTCGCCGCCGTCAGCTCGACGGCCACGTGCCGCCGCCAGGTCGGAGAGCCAGGGCGGAGATCGACGACCACGTCGAGCACGGCTCCACGCGTGCAACGCACCAGCTTCGTCTCCGCCGACGGCGCGCGCTGATAGTGGAGCCCACGGATCGTCCCCGCCCGGCGGTTGAACGCGATGTTCGCCTGGACGACGTCGAGGTGCAGCCCGTGCTGCGCCAGCTCGTTCCGGCAGAACGCCCTGGCGAAGAACCCTCTCGCATCGTGCCGCGGCTCGACATCGAGCGTGTACGAGCCTGGAATGAGCGTCGGCGTCACGATCACGGTTCACCAGATCTTCCAGGGCGCCCGCTGGCTCGCCCACAGGCTCTCGAGCAGGTGTTTGTCGCGCAGCGTGTCCATCGGCTGCCAGAAGCCCTGGTGCCGATAGGCCGACAGCTCGCCGGCTCGCGCGAGCTGCTGCATCGGCTCCTGTTCCCACACCGTCTCGTCGCCGGCGATGTAGTCGAAGATCGCCGGTTCGAGCACGAAGAAACCGCCGTTGATCCAGGCGCCGTCGCCGTCCGGTTTCTCGTGAAACGTCTGGATGCGGTGGGCATCGCGGCCGAGCGTGAACGCGCCGAACCGGCCCGGCGGCTGCACGGCCGTGAGCGTCGCCTTGGTCCCCTGCTGCCGGTGGAACGCGACGAGCGCGGCGATGTCGACGTCGGCCACGCCGTCGCCGTAGGTCATGCAGAACGTCCGGTCGCCCAGGTGGTGGCGGACGCGACCGAGCCGTCCGCCCGTCATCGAGCCCTCGCCGGTGTCCACGACCGTGACGCGCCAGGGCTCGGCGCACGTCTGGTGGATCTGCATCTCGTTCGATCGGAGATCGAACGTCACGTCGGACCGGTTCAGGAAGTAGTTCGCGAAGTACTCCTTGATCACCTCGCCGCGGTACCCGGTGCAAATCACGAAATCGGTGAGGCCGTGCGCGCCGAAGATCTTCATGATGTGCCAGAGAATCGGGCGATGCCCGATCTCGATCATCGGTTTCGGCTTGACGATGCTCTCCTCGCTGATGCGGGAGCCCACACCACCAGCAAGAATGACGACTTTCATGCCCGTCTGCATGCGTTGTTCACCGTTGTTCCCCCTGGATGGCCCGTCGTGTCGTGCCTGCTTGGCATTTCGACGCCGTGTCTTCTGACCGATCCTCCGCCGAAATGCCAGCGAGTCCTGTCGCCGCAATCGTCGTGCGGCATCGCCGCTAGCGTGCCGACGCCGTCTCGCGCGGACGGACGACGCCCATCGCCTTGAGAGCGACGACGACGGGTCGGAACACGATGGCGGCCGGCGCGACCACGAGCAGCGCCAGCTCGCGCGCCAGATGCGAGCCGTAGCGGCCGAGGAATGCTCCCGTAAACGCCCGCGTCACCCTCGCCCTCGTCACGGCATCGACGCCGCGCGCCGAGCCGAGGTACCACACGCCGCGCGCGAACACGAGCAGGCACTTGAACCGGACGGTCGGCCATGCCGCGAGCTCCCTGAGCGACAGCCGTCGCGGCGAACCGAGCGGATCGTCCAGCGGCCCGGCCGTATGCCGATAGCGGACCAACGGGTCGGACAGGCGGCGAATCGGCCCGAGCTGCGCCATCTGGTAGAGCACGAGCGTGTCCTGTCCGCGGTGCTGCCGGAATACGGCCCGCCGCAGCGCGTCGAGCCCGTACAGGCCGTAGAGCATCGCGTTGTGCTGCAGTTGCGCGACGACCGTCGCCACGCGCTCGGCCGCATCGGCGCTGATGGCTTCGACGCGGTTCGCCACGGACACCGGCTCGCCGTTGGGGATCACGAGGTCGACGGGCCCGTGGACCAGCACCGTATCGGGATACTTTTCGAAAACGGCCACCGCGCGCGCGATCGCATCGGCCGGCCGCCAGTCGTCGGCGGCCTGCCAGAGGAAGTACGTGCCGCGCGACAGATCGCGCGCCCGGCAAAAGTTGGCGACGAGCGGAATCGTGTGCTCGAAGCGGTGGTAGCGGATTCGCGGATCCTTCGCGGCGAATTCGCGGCAGATGGTGCCGGTCTCGTCGCGTGATCCGTTGTCGACGATCACGAGCTCGTAATCCTGGAACGTCTGGGCCGCGATCATCTCCAGCGTCCGGCGAACGTACCGGCCGGCGTTGTACAACGGCATGCCGATGCTGACGAGCGGCGTCGCCGCCGTCGTGGAGGACGTGGCGGCCATCGACGGCACGGTCGGCCGGGCGCGGCTCACGATCCGCCGACGCGCCGATCCATCGGCGCCTCCGTCTGTGCCGTGCCCGCCAGTTGCCGGAATCCGATGACGCGGGCCGGCGTACCGGCCGCAATGGCGTACGGCGGCACGTCGCGCATCACCACCGAGCCGGCCGCCACGACGGCCCCCGTCCCGATGGTCACGCCGGACAAGACCGTCACGTTCGTGCCGAGCCATGCCTCCTCACCGATCGTGATGTCCCCTTTCGTCACGAGAGGCTGCCGGCGGATCGGGACCTCGGGCGCGATGCCGTGGTCATAGGGATACAACGCACAGCCGTAGGCCAGGCTCGCGCCGCGTCCGATGTGAATGGAGCCCTTGTACGCCATGAGCTGACACCGGGCGTGCACGGACACGTCGTCGGCGATCCCGATTGTCCCGTTCTCGCCCGTCTCGATGAACGACTCGCGATAGAGCTGCACGCGGTCTCCGATCGTGATTTCGCCCGAACCGTCCCGCGAGAAGATCACGACGCCCTCGGCGATGAAGGTGTGCCGTCCGCGATGACACCTCGGGTGATGGATCGTGGCACGCGGCGAGATGAAGCCGCCGGAACTGAGCCGCGCCAACTCGTTCTGCGCGCGATGCGGCGGCGCTGCCCAGCTCGCCACACGCATCGCGATCCGGCCGAGGCCGCGATCACCCGCCAGTCGCATCCACACCCGCATCCACAGCCGGCGCGGTTCACGCAGCGATCGCGCGGTCATCCCCACGATCTCGTCCGCCCTAGGGTTCACCCACGGCCTCGGGAATCGGCGCGGAAGCGTCGACCATCTCCAGTTCCTCGGTCGTCCACTCCAGCAGCGGCCGTATCGCGCCCGGAATGCCGGCCGGGTAGTCGCCGCGGGCGGTGTCGGCGTTCGGCGCGTCGAGGACCTGAAACGCCACGGCGTCGCGCTCCCAGAACTGCAGCACGTCGGGCTCGAGCGTCCGGACGGCCGGCCCAATCAGCATCATGCCTTCCGAGAGGAAGTTGCCCGGAATCCGTCCCGTCGTGACATACCGTCCGACCGGCCGCGGGCGCGATCGCCACGCGGGATCCTGGTCGTTCGCGACGAACGCGAACAGCCCTTGCCCGGTGTGCACGCTGAACTGCGGAAACAGGATCGCGCCCTCACGAATCACGTCGTATTCGAGCTCGATCGCGACCGGCTCGCGGATATCGATCGTGTCGACGATCTCGCCGTGCCGGTTCCGCACGCGCACGGCGCGCAGGCGCACGGCGTCGTGACCCGGCGCCCGGGCCGGATCCGGCCACTCGCGCGCCGCCGTCGTCCCCAGCCCCGAGTGCAGGTAGTGCGCCACGACGTCGGCCGCCGGCCCGTCGCGCCCGACCCGCCCATCGGCCAGCAGAATCGCCCGCGGGCACAGCCGCGTGATCGCCGGCATGCTGTGTGATACGAACAGCACCGTGCGCCCCTCGGCCCCCACCGCCTGCATCTTGTCCAGGCACTTGCGTTGAAACCGCGCATCGCCCACGGCCAGCACTTCGTCGACGAGCAAGATCTCCGGCTCGAGATGCGCCGCCACCGCGAAGGCGAGCCGCAGGTACATCCCCGACGAGTAGTGCTTGACCGGCGTGTCGACGAACTTCTCGACCTCGGCGAACGCCACCATCTCGTCGAACCGCCGGATCATGTCGCGCCGCGTCATCCCGAGAATCGCGCCGCTCAGGAAGATGTTCTCGCGGCCCGTCAACTCCGGATGGAACCCGGTGCCGACTTCGAGCAACGATCCGACCCGGCCCCAGAGGTCTACCGTTCCCTCGGTCGGATCGGTGATCCGCGAGAGGACCTTCAGCACCGTGCTCTTCCCTGCGCCGTTGCGGCCGATGATGCCGACGACTTCCCCGCGTTTGATCTCGAACGACACGTCGCGGAGCGCCCAGACGTGCTCCCGAGGAGGCCGGCGCGCCCGAAAGCCAGATCTCAGGCGCCCAGCGAGCCCACGCGTCGACGACACGAGCGAGTCTCGGAGGCTCTTGTACCGCTCCTTGTTCGCGCCAAGGCGATAGCGCTTTCCCAATCCGGCGACGACGATCGATGGCTGTGACATGGCGCGAGTCAGCGACCAGCCGTCGACGACGGCAGAACGACGACGGCCGCTGCGAGCGCTGCCGTGCGCGTCAGGCTGACGGCGTGCGGCAAGCGGCACGGCTGCGGCGGCGTCACGTGGTCCAGCCACGGACGCCCGCTTTCGTCGAGGCTGACCTGCAGGGCGCGAGGGTCCTCCCCCAGGAAGCGGGGATCGCACTTCTTCAGCGCCTCCTTCGCGCACCACCGCGCCGCGAAATGCCCACGCGGCTCTTCCTGCCTCGCGCAATAGCCGATCTCGGCCGCCGTGAAATGCGCCTGGTAGAACTCGTGCGTCCAGAAGTCGTCCGCCGACGGCATCGCCTCCACCAGCTCGATGTCGAGCCCAACCAGCAGGTCGTGCGTGCTCGTCGGATCGACTGGTGCGACGCGCATCGGCGCGGCGTCCGATAGCGGCCCAGGCTCCGCCGCGGAGGACGTGGACGGCGGTTCGCCGAACAGCGCCGCTTCGAGCTCACCGAACGTGGCCGCAGCCACGGCAGCCGACGAGTACACCCCGAGACGGCGTCGAATGGCGGCGAGCAGCAGGCCGCGGCCCGCCGAGCCGCGCAGCCGCGGGTGGCGCAGCGAGAAGTCCCGGCCGATCTGCTCGGCCGGCACTCCGTACATCTGCGCGACGATGCTTCGCAGCGTCACGGTGTCCGTGCGGCTCATGCGTACCAGTCCTGCAGGCAGACGGTGCACACGAGCTGTTCGGCACGGCCCGCGGCCGCGACCGCTCGCACCAGGAAGTGCCGCGTTTCCTCGAGCTCGTCGATGCTTCGCAGGCACAGCGCACATTCCGGCTCTGCCTTGGGCGGATCGGCGGTGATTCTTTTCGGAAGGCTCTGCTCGTGGCCGGCCAGCCGGTCTCGAAGTTCCTCGAGAAACGCCGTCGCCGACCGCCCGTCGGCCACCTGATGATCGAACCGCAGCACGAGATTGAAGATCTGGCTCCCCGGCGCGGGCGCGCACACACCGAGCACGGCCGACTGCCGCTCGCTCAGTACCGGCTGAACGTGCACGGCGCCCGTTGCCGAAAGATCCGTAATCGTGAACGTCGCTTCCGACAGGGCTCCCGGCGCCAGCGACTCGTCGAGGTAATCCATGATCAACTGCTGTTTCTCATCGAGGATCTGACGAACCGACTTCCGATCCGCCTCCTTGATGACGACGACCTTGAGGCCAAGGCCAAGGTCGACGGCGTAGCCGATATTGACGGCGCCGTACTGGTAGCAGGTGCCAGCGCTGTAGTAGGCATTGAGCCCCGGGTACCTCGACAGCAGCCGGGCACTTTCGAAGATCAGCGTGGCCGCGAACACTCCCGGAGCGCCGTCTTCCTCTGCGCTGAAGAGACGACCGTCGGTCGGCACCGGCACGGTCACCGAACTGGGAATCGTGTGCGAGTACGCGGCACGGATCTGATCGCCTTCGACGCGCTTGGCCCGGGGCAGGGGGACGGGAGTCACGCCGGCATGACCTCCGGCGCCG
This window harbors:
- a CDS encoding glycosyltransferase family 2 protein, producing MSRARPTVPSMAATSSTTAATPLVSIGMPLYNAGRYVRRTLEMIAAQTFQDYELVIVDNGSRDETGTICREFAAKDPRIRYHRFEHTIPLVANFCRARDLSRGTYFLWQAADDWRPADAIARAVAVFEKYPDTVLVHGPVDLVIPNGEPVSVANRVEAISADAAERVATVVAQLQHNAMLYGLYGLDALRRAVFRQHRGQDTLVLYQMAQLGPIRRLSDPLVRYRHTAGPLDDPLGSPRRLSLRELAAWPTVRFKCLLVFARGVWYLGSARGVDAVTRARVTRAFTGAFLGRYGSHLARELALLVVAPAAIVFRPVVVALKAMGVVRPRETASAR
- a CDS encoding ATP-binding cassette domain-containing protein, with protein sequence MSQPSIVVAGLGKRYRLGANKERYKSLRDSLVSSTRGLAGRLRSGFRARRPPREHVWALRDVSFEIKRGEVVGIIGRNGAGKSTVLKVLSRITDPTEGTVDLWGRVGSLLEVGTGFHPELTGRENIFLSGAILGMTRRDMIRRFDEMVAFAEVEKFVDTPVKHYSSGMYLRLAFAVAAHLEPEILLVDEVLAVGDARFQRKCLDKMQAVGAEGRTVLFVSHSMPAITRLCPRAILLADGRVGRDGPAADVVAHYLHSGLGTTAAREWPDPARAPGHDAVRLRAVRVRNRHGEIVDTIDIREPVAIELEYDVIREGAILFPQFSVHTGQGLFAFVANDQDPAWRSRPRPVGRYVTTGRIPGNFLSEGMMLIGPAVRTLEPDVLQFWERDAVAFQVLDAPNADTARGDYPAGIPGAIRPLLEWTTEELEMVDASAPIPEAVGEP
- a CDS encoding acylneuraminate cytidylyltransferase family protein encodes the protein MRVLGLIPARGGSKGVPRKNVRSLEGRPLLSYVAAAASAAATLARIIVSTDDEEIAAVASGCGIEVPFRRPADLGRDDTPTLPVIQHALDVLEAGGDRFDAVCLLQPTSPCVTAAQIDACVRLLDAEAADAVVTVRPVPVEYNPHWVYFRGDDGSLRLSTGEAAPIARRQALPPAYHRAGSVYVTRVDCLRAGTLYGRRLLGLEVDADSAVNIDSEADLVDAARVLRARRER
- the rfbF gene encoding glucose-1-phosphate cytidylyltransferase — translated: MKVVILAGGVGSRISEESIVKPKPMIEIGHRPILWHIMKIFGAHGLTDFVICTGYRGEVIKEYFANYFLNRSDVTFDLRSNEMQIHQTCAEPWRVTVVDTGEGSMTGGRLGRVRHHLGDRTFCMTYGDGVADVDIAALVAFHRQQGTKATLTAVQPPGRFGAFTLGRDAHRIQTFHEKPDGDGAWINGGFFVLEPAIFDYIAGDETVWEQEPMQQLARAGELSAYRHQGFWQPMDTLRDKHLLESLWASQRAPWKIW
- a CDS encoding acyltransferase, encoding MTARSLREPRRLWMRVWMRLAGDRGLGRIAMRVASWAAPPHRAQNELARLSSGGFISPRATIHHPRCHRGRHTFIAEGVVIFSRDGSGEITIGDRVQLYRESFIETGENGTIGIADDVSVHARCQLMAYKGSIHIGRGASLAYGCALYPYDHGIAPEVPIRRQPLVTKGDITIGEEAWLGTNVTVLSGVTIGTGAVVAAGSVVMRDVPPYAIAAGTPARVIGFRQLAGTAQTEAPMDRRVGGS
- a CDS encoding PQQ-dependent dehydrogenase, methanol/ethanol family, whose product is MSSRRVIGLVAGLALAAIVVLPLAVPEARLAVTSMGQAQMVAATQGAFGALDVVATLSRPFRSRDASTGVRGLFANHCATCHGPLGQGAFGPDLTNPRWHAERTDEQIATIIRQGVPTTAMPAFGTTLDDGDVAGIVRLLREWSRTQNVPSSTVTGPPVNVSPERLAAPAPDEWLMYGGDYGQRRFSSLASIDRTNVRRLVPAWTFQTGVQDGLAAMPLIVDGVIYLSTAWNHVFAIDARTGAEIWHYQRRLPAPKDLRYCCGPTNRGVAIWNDLVYVPTLDAHLVALDARTGQVRWDVELEPGRTNLNAKQPPLVVGNRLFIGVGGGDLPSRGFIDAYDAATGRRLWRFYTVPAPGEPGHETWTEDAWRTGGAAPWLHGTYDPETNLIYWGVGQPFPIHEGDRRPGDNLYSDSVVALDPETGAVRWHFQFTPHDLWDFDGTNENIPLEIDFKGARRKVIVHADRNGYFYAIDRLTGQFLFGKPYVRTTWTLGLTGEGRPLVDPKAIPSAEGALVCPGVAGGKQWNGMAYSPITRWLYLPVIENCATFYLDDIAARNAGLAGSGYRYRSIDAYGKVVAIDPATGDAKWEVRTRSPMSGSALATAGGLVFLGDAEGNIVAYDDRTGAKLWAFQTGSGIRSGPVMFRLDGVEYLAVASGMGGAVGMYYAGESQGSRAFRKGGTLFVFRLFDPDAPVKLMGASDSAEGAAAAILRGSAARP
- a CDS encoding 4'-phosphopantetheinyl transferase superfamily protein, with product MSRTDTVTLRSIVAQMYGVPAEQIGRDFSLRHPRLRGSAGRGLLLAAIRRRLGVYSSAAVAAATFGELEAALFGEPPSTSSAAEPGPLSDAAPMRVAPVDPTSTHDLLVGLDIELVEAMPSADDFWTHEFYQAHFTAAEIGYCARQEEPRGHFAARWCAKEALKKCDPRFLGEDPRALQVSLDESGRPWLDHVTPPQPCRLPHAVSLTRTAALAAAVVVLPSSTAGR
- the asnB gene encoding asparagine synthase (glutamine-hydrolyzing), with product MCGIAAMCGPGASLPLVERMIAAQGHRGPDAQAARLIAPGVVLGHDRLSILDLSDAGRQPMSSASGQTAVVFNGEIYNYLELRTELDEYPFRTGTDTEVLLAAYERWGDACLDRLLGMFAFAIWDARRRRLFLARDRFGVKPLHLHTGADGSLIVASEIKALHAAGVPEDPDPAAWASYLAYGTLDGTSRTFWKDVRALPGGWAGEWTDGTLRTWRWYDLPQRIGTEFDARSESEVREEYEALLEESVRLRFRADVPVGVALSGGLDSSVLIGAIHRVQPVESDVAAFTFVTGDERYDELPWVKAMLARTRHPLVVCRLTPEQVPDLAASVDRAQDGPSGGLPTLAYARLFEEARARGVIVLLDGQGMDEQWAGYDYYARALDSAPPALIQGSADAPLRPDALTPEFRALAEPSAADTPFPDALRNAQYRDLSRSKLPRALRFNDRVSMRASTELREPFLDHRLVELAMRQPTDRKRRGAVGKWMLREIAATLVPDGVVQAPKRPVQTPQREWLKGPLRPWATDRIEQALDSVGGQWLSAPVVRREWAAYLAGASDNSFYVWQWITLGGLDRAARRSTATA
- a CDS encoding dTDP-4-dehydrorhamnose 3,5-epimerase family protein, with the protein product MIVTPTLIPGSYTLDVEPRHDARGFFARAFCRNELAQHGLHLDVVQANIAFNRRAGTIRGLHYQRAPSAETKLVRCTRGAVLDVVVDLRPGSPTWRRHVAVELTAANHRSLLIPRGCAHGYQTLEDETELSYWVDAVYDAAAEGGVRYDDPAIKIRWPLPLTEMSDKDRVWPLLERPVEVEGDPRT
- a CDS encoding NAD(P)-dependent oxidoreductase, giving the protein MMIVDTALKARAVAGKPVRVGLAGAGFMGRGIVNQLANYSPGLRISAVFSREIDRAARACREAGLTDVRVAETTADLDDAIASGACGITSDARLLTAAESLDILVDATGAVPFGASFALESIRRGKDLILMNAEVDGTVGPLLKVHADRADVIVTGCDGDQPGVQLNLVRFVRGLGLRPLVCGNIKGLQDRYRTPTTQAGFAARWGQTPHMVTSFADGTKISFEQAIVANATGMCVARRGMLGLEHTGHVDELTGKFDVDELRALGGIVDYVVGAAPSPGVFVFAERQDDIQRVYLDYGKLGQGPLYSFYVPYHLTALEVPISVARVALYRDVIIAPDHGPRVDVVTAAKRDLRTGEELDGLGGYATYGLCENADVTHARRLLPIGVAEGGRLTRDVAKDEVLTYEDVELPAGRLIDELRDEQDRMFFGWSARIGQTDAAVAG